Proteins from one Erysipelothrix larvae genomic window:
- a CDS encoding CPBP family intramembrane glutamic endopeptidase, with product MKLKLREERNFTIRHTLWYSVIYFGVVQAIIPIILGVVAGIFGDYEMTASGVLVLPIYYDFIVYLVGLVLFYLVSIGVVRTQWELFKHNFLENIKTILILFVMMQVLVIASNIIIGYLMGTDTSSNQSNIMEIARYAPTFVIFVTLIFAPICEELLFRGGFYFGFVRSGMSETKATLISSFGFGLLHVAPSLFVNGSLVLSEVLYIIPYAFMGFFFTTAARKTNNIWGSITLHFLNNLLSVLILFLFSLY from the coding sequence ATGAAACTTAAACTAAGAGAAGAAAGAAATTTTACAATACGACATACACTGTGGTACTCTGTGATTTATTTTGGTGTCGTTCAAGCAATTATACCAATTATCTTAGGGGTTGTTGCAGGAATCTTTGGCGACTATGAGATGACCGCATCGGGTGTCCTTGTGTTGCCAATCTATTATGATTTTATTGTTTATCTTGTTGGATTGGTTTTGTTTTATCTTGTGTCGATTGGCGTTGTCCGCACGCAATGGGAACTGTTTAAGCATAATTTCCTTGAAAACATTAAAACGATTTTGATTTTATTTGTAATGATGCAAGTGTTAGTCATTGCATCAAATATCATTATTGGTTACTTGATGGGAACCGATACAAGTTCAAATCAATCAAATATTATGGAAATTGCACGCTACGCACCCACTTTTGTGATATTTGTGACGTTAATCTTTGCGCCAATCTGTGAAGAACTTCTGTTCAGAGGTGGTTTTTATTTTGGATTTGTTCGCTCAGGCATGAGTGAAACAAAAGCGACACTCATCAGTTCATTTGGTTTTGGTCTTTTACACGTAGCACCCAGCTTGTTTGTGAATGGTTCACTTGTTCTCAGTGAAGTCTTATATATTATTCCTTATGCATTTATGGGATTTTTCTTTACCACTGCAGCACGAAAAACCAACAATATCTGGGGTTCAATTACGCTACACTTCCTTAATAATTTATTATCAGTCCTCATTTTATTCTTATTCTCATTATATTAG
- the pepD gene encoding beta-Ala-His dipeptidase: MSESRVLELFRNISDIPRASFDEKRISDYIAQFGKDLGLETVQDEFLNVIIKKDATPGYENVPAVLLQSHMDMVAEKNKDSNHNFETDPLTLHIEEGHLWADNTTLGADDGVGVVYMLAILEDHTLQHPALECVFTVQEEVGLIGADKLDTSNLKAELMVGLDSSGENVVCVSSSGGVRTSLTAPVDYEDGHFDTLKIGIRGLKGGHSGGLIHKERGNALKLAGIILRRALDQFDLRLRDIEGGLKINAICREVDFEIALDDKDAFKVWFSDVQNELKQQYEFSDPDLYFVVEEGHAHHVLTASDTCRVIDLLFMLPYGVIQKSMAIEDLVITSANIGTVKIENNELEICVSIRATQGFVLENIMRQVEWLADILGVNVSFNARYPGWNYEKDSKFREQLKRVYKDMRGNEMIEEATHGGLELGIFKDKMPQLDIVNCGPIMYDIHTPQEHLDIASFDRTYEVLVALLKSLSEWN; the protein is encoded by the coding sequence ATGAGTGAATCTAGAGTTTTAGAATTATTTAGAAACATCAGCGACATTCCACGTGCTTCGTTTGATGAAAAACGTATCAGTGATTATATCGCACAGTTTGGAAAAGACTTAGGACTTGAAACCGTTCAGGATGAATTCTTGAATGTTATTATCAAAAAAGATGCAACACCAGGTTATGAAAATGTCCCTGCAGTATTGCTGCAAAGTCATATGGATATGGTTGCGGAAAAAAACAAAGACAGTAACCACAATTTTGAAACAGATCCATTAACCCTTCATATCGAAGAAGGTCATCTATGGGCCGATAATACAACCTTAGGTGCAGATGATGGTGTTGGCGTTGTGTATATGCTTGCAATTCTTGAAGATCATACCCTTCAACACCCAGCACTTGAATGTGTATTTACCGTTCAAGAAGAAGTAGGACTCATTGGTGCAGATAAATTAGATACATCAAACCTTAAAGCAGAGCTTATGGTGGGTCTTGATAGCTCAGGAGAAAATGTCGTGTGTGTTTCTTCATCAGGAGGTGTTCGTACGTCATTGACCGCTCCTGTAGACTATGAAGATGGCCATTTTGATACTTTAAAGATTGGCATTAGGGGGTTAAAAGGTGGTCACTCTGGTGGACTCATCCATAAAGAACGCGGAAATGCGTTGAAACTTGCGGGAATCATCTTAAGACGTGCATTGGATCAATTCGATCTACGCCTTCGTGATATTGAAGGGGGTCTCAAAATCAATGCGATTTGTCGCGAAGTTGACTTTGAAATTGCTTTGGATGATAAAGACGCATTTAAAGTCTGGTTCTCAGATGTTCAAAACGAATTAAAACAACAATATGAATTCAGCGACCCTGATCTATACTTTGTTGTTGAAGAAGGGCATGCACACCATGTGCTAACAGCAAGTGACACGTGTAGGGTTATTGATTTACTCTTCATGCTTCCATATGGTGTTATTCAAAAGAGCATGGCCATTGAAGACCTCGTCATTACATCCGCTAATATTGGGACAGTTAAGATTGAAAACAATGAACTTGAAATCTGTGTGTCAATTCGTGCCACACAAGGATTTGTCTTAGAAAATATCATGCGTCAAGTAGAATGGCTTGCAGATATATTAGGTGTGAATGTTTCCTTTAATGCACGCTATCCTGGATGGAATTATGAAAAAGACTCTAAGTTTAGAGAGCAATTAAAGCGTGTTTATAAGGATATGCGTGGCAATGAAATGATTGAAGAAGCAACCCATGGAGGATTGGAACTAGGGATCTTCAAAGATAAAATGCCTCAACTTGATATCGTAAACTGTGGTCCAATCATGTATGACATTCATACACCCCAAGAACATTTAGATATCGCTTCATTTGATCGTACATATGAAGTATTAGTCGCACTTCTTAAGTCATTGAGTGAGTGGAACTAA
- the thrC gene encoding threonine synthase, whose translation MNYKSTRSTTHATPSQAILNGLAPDGGLYVPKTLMALPLESCISKTYQEIAEMIFAYYFDDIPHDALMDAITSAYNTHKFSHPKITNVRSVDETTHLLELFYGETAAFKDQALSIYPYLIKASMDLHHTRHLTILTATSGDTGKAAMEALKDVNGLSIAVLYPQHGTSTMQALQMQTQDGNNVFPIGIDGDFDDAQQAVKSFFSAHSDLSISSANSINIARLLPQVIYYYDALSRLNPSTPVDIYVPTGNFGNALAAYIAKEMGCPIRKIVICTNDNNVLYDFFTTGVYDIQKRHLVKTHSPSMDILVSSNLERLLYFMFKDERKVSNWMKSLNEHQMFTLDQNELDEIKTVFDAQHMSNSQTESTIVSLFESKGILVDPHTATAFPQTPSKHPKIIVSTASPYKFPNVYRACFHLDSMSDFDILDYIEAHSQEFYPEHLKSLRDKPIKHQTFIPKDEVEAVLLDFIAKEEHA comes from the coding sequence ATGAATTATAAAAGCACACGATCTACGACACACGCAACACCCAGTCAAGCAATATTAAATGGCCTTGCACCAGATGGCGGACTTTATGTTCCAAAAACGCTGATGGCTTTGCCCTTAGAAAGCTGTATCTCTAAAACCTATCAAGAAATCGCTGAAATGATTTTCGCGTATTATTTCGATGATATTCCACATGATGCACTCATGGACGCAATTACAAGCGCTTATAACACGCACAAGTTTTCGCATCCAAAGATTACCAATGTTCGCTCTGTCGATGAAACAACACATTTACTTGAGCTTTTTTATGGTGAGACTGCTGCATTTAAAGACCAAGCATTGTCAATTTACCCATATCTTATCAAAGCGTCAATGGACCTTCATCACACCCGTCATCTCACCATATTAACCGCAACATCTGGAGATACTGGAAAAGCTGCGATGGAAGCACTAAAAGATGTAAATGGGTTATCCATTGCAGTACTGTATCCTCAACATGGCACCAGTACCATGCAAGCACTCCAAATGCAAACACAAGATGGCAATAATGTGTTTCCAATTGGGATTGATGGCGATTTTGATGATGCCCAACAAGCCGTAAAATCATTTTTTAGTGCGCATTCAGATTTATCGATAAGCAGTGCTAATTCAATCAATATTGCGCGTTTATTGCCTCAAGTCATCTATTATTATGATGCTTTGAGTCGACTCAACCCAAGTACACCAGTAGATATCTATGTTCCAACGGGTAACTTTGGAAATGCCCTTGCTGCATATATCGCAAAAGAAATGGGATGTCCGATTCGTAAGATTGTGATATGTACCAATGACAACAATGTGCTTTATGATTTCTTCACAACCGGAGTCTATGACATTCAAAAGCGCCACCTTGTGAAAACACATTCACCATCAATGGATATCCTTGTATCTTCTAATTTAGAACGCTTATTGTATTTTATGTTTAAAGATGAAAGAAAAGTAAGCAATTGGATGAAATCTCTTAACGAACATCAAATGTTTACTTTAGATCAAAACGAACTTGATGAGATAAAAACTGTATTTGATGCACAACATATGTCAAATTCACAAACAGAATCAACCATTGTGTCTTTGTTTGAATCAAAAGGAATCCTGGTTGATCCACATACTGCTACCGCATTTCCACAAACACCATCAAAGCATCCAAAAATCATTGTGTCTACCGCAAGTCCTTATAAATTTCCAAACGTATATCGTGCGTGTTTTCATTTGGATTCTATGTCTGATTTTGATATTTTAGATTATATTGAAGCACACTCCCAAGAATTCTATCCCGAACACTTAAAATCACTGCGCGATAAACCCATTAAGCATCAAACCTTTATACCAAAGGATGAAGTTGAAGCCGTATTGTTGGACTTTATTGCTAAGGAGGAGCATGCATGA
- a CDS encoding ACT domain-containing protein, translating to MADRQKYYIIQKKALPSSILKVLEAQELLDNGVVKSISEATERVGISRSVFYKYQHAVKPFYKDEAQRTVTIGLNLLDSPGILSDVLGILATFNFNLLTINQTIPINGIANVTLTLETLNNTKDLEQLIQILEEHQSIKSVRILAGETI from the coding sequence GTGGCAGATCGACAGAAATACTATATTATTCAAAAGAAGGCATTGCCAAGCAGTATTCTAAAAGTTCTAGAGGCACAAGAACTCCTTGATAATGGGGTTGTAAAGTCTATTTCTGAGGCAACAGAACGTGTTGGTATTAGTCGTTCTGTATTCTATAAATACCAACATGCTGTAAAACCTTTTTATAAAGACGAAGCCCAACGCACAGTTACTATTGGATTAAATCTATTAGATTCACCCGGTATTTTAAGTGATGTCCTTGGGATTCTTGCAACCTTTAATTTCAATCTATTAACCATTAATCAAACAATTCCGATTAATGGGATTGCAAATGTAACCCTCACACTTGAAACACTCAACAACACCAAGGATCTCGAGCAATTAATTCAGATTCTTGAAGAACATCAATCAATTAAATCAGTCAGAATATTAGCAGGGGAGACAATATGA
- a CDS encoding ClbS/DfsB family four-helix bundle protein yields the protein MARPTTKQDLIQTANETYFKLIQMIDTMHEDLLNKPFSFSVEKEKGAHWARDKNVRDVIAHLYEWHQLLIHWIESNQKGEDKPFLLDGYNWKNYGSMNQMFWEKHQSTSLDDALSNLKNTHLHIMNCVEDFSNDALFSKGVFSWTKGSTLGSYIVSSTSSHYEWAYKKIKKHVKSNQT from the coding sequence ATGGCAAGACCTACAACCAAACAGGATTTAATCCAAACCGCAAATGAAACCTACTTCAAACTCATCCAGATGATTGATACAATGCATGAGGATTTGTTGAATAAACCCTTTAGTTTCAGTGTTGAAAAAGAAAAAGGAGCACATTGGGCACGTGATAAAAACGTTCGTGATGTGATTGCGCACTTGTATGAATGGCATCAACTCTTAATCCATTGGATTGAATCCAATCAAAAAGGGGAAGACAAACCATTTTTACTTGACGGATATAATTGGAAGAATTATGGATCAATGAACCAGATGTTTTGGGAAAAACATCAATCCACATCACTGGATGATGCATTGAGTAATCTGAAAAATACACACCTTCATATCATGAACTGTGTCGAAGACTTTTCAAATGATGCCCTATTTTCAAAAGGGGTCTTCTCATGGACTAAGGGCAGTACATTGGGCAGTTATATTGTTTCATCAACGTCAAGCCACTATGAATGGGCCTATAAGAAAATAAAGAAACATGTGAAATCAAATCAAACTTAA
- a CDS encoding ATP-dependent RecD-like DNA helicase: protein MNVEIEGIVDSEIFFNEGNHYGVYRVVASDSNDRPITIVGNFYKLEVDSYYAFSGSFIENPRFGMQFQVESYEKKLPIKDEYIIRYLSGVSFPGIGPKTAQILVEKMGSDVLEIIKNSRDEMLEVTGVSSDKIEVIKSVLQHQTGFDESIQFLNMHGITGTLIQSILNIYGEDTRQVLEINPYRMIEEVSGIGFKTADKLGQSLLFEQDHPFRLEGYLIYVYQEVCFKDGHSFIYKEDLHNRIDISGDDFEAAYDRLLQKGILIDDEGKIYHHTQYDAEVNVARFLVDHKHKSVFELDNIDESIVRIQRRLGIVFDDNQRDAIKQVFDQSVVIITGGPGTGKSTLLSGVISIIQDELKDVSITLCAPTGRAAKRLESLTKVNAATIHSVLKWNLHTNVFGMNETNPLESDVVIVDEFSMVDIWLLYKLILAGSKVKKFVFVGDKDQLPSVGPGYVLSDLLESDGFEVIRLEHNYRQEQGSEVIDLALSFNEGIFDISHYHKDVKYFDSRYGSAKDIVVKVVNEAMDRGYSLNDIQVLSPKYAGPNGIDNLNYFLQKSCNPESMHKRFVQVGARIFREGDKILQLKNQPDDGVYNGDIGTLVEIDDDRSLIVDFDGLFVTYDKSNYINISHAYAMSVHKAQGSEYPIVILLASRDFGMMLSRKLYYTAITRSSKSVILVGDLNSFDKASKTDTQIHRNTYLKERILHLMND, encoded by the coding sequence ATGAACGTTGAAATTGAAGGAATTGTTGACAGCGAGATATTCTTTAATGAAGGCAATCATTACGGTGTGTATCGCGTTGTCGCATCTGACTCAAATGATCGTCCAATAACTATTGTCGGAAACTTCTATAAGTTAGAAGTTGATTCATATTATGCATTTAGCGGGTCCTTTATCGAGAACCCGCGTTTTGGTATGCAGTTTCAGGTTGAATCCTATGAAAAGAAACTTCCCATCAAAGATGAATACATTATTCGGTATTTAAGTGGGGTCTCATTTCCGGGAATTGGACCCAAAACTGCTCAAATTTTGGTTGAGAAAATGGGATCAGATGTTTTAGAAATCATAAAAAACAGCCGTGATGAGATGTTAGAAGTTACAGGGGTGTCTTCAGACAAAATTGAAGTGATTAAATCTGTACTCCAACACCAAACAGGCTTTGATGAATCCATCCAGTTTTTAAACATGCATGGAATTACAGGTACCTTGATTCAATCAATCTTGAATATCTATGGAGAAGATACTCGTCAAGTACTTGAAATCAATCCGTACCGCATGATTGAAGAAGTCAGTGGTATAGGGTTTAAAACCGCAGATAAATTAGGTCAATCTTTATTGTTTGAACAAGATCATCCGTTCAGACTTGAAGGGTACCTCATTTACGTATATCAAGAAGTGTGTTTCAAAGATGGACATTCCTTTATCTACAAAGAAGATTTACACAACCGTATCGATATTAGTGGCGATGATTTTGAAGCTGCATATGATCGTCTTTTACAAAAAGGGATATTAATTGATGATGAAGGGAAAATCTATCACCACACACAATATGATGCTGAAGTAAATGTCGCAAGGTTCTTAGTTGATCATAAACACAAATCAGTGTTTGAACTGGATAATATTGATGAATCCATTGTTCGGATTCAACGACGTTTGGGGATAGTTTTTGATGATAATCAACGCGATGCCATTAAACAAGTCTTTGATCAATCGGTTGTTATTATTACTGGAGGCCCAGGGACGGGTAAGAGCACTTTATTGTCCGGTGTCATATCAATTATCCAAGATGAACTTAAAGACGTCAGTATTACGCTATGTGCGCCTACTGGACGCGCAGCGAAACGTTTAGAATCTTTAACCAAAGTAAATGCCGCAACGATTCACTCAGTTTTGAAATGGAACCTTCATACCAATGTATTTGGAATGAATGAAACCAATCCACTTGAAAGTGATGTCGTGATTGTTGATGAGTTTTCAATGGTAGACATTTGGCTTTTATATAAGTTAATCTTGGCGGGTTCTAAAGTAAAGAAATTTGTATTTGTGGGGGATAAGGATCAGCTCCCATCCGTTGGGCCTGGATATGTTCTTTCTGACTTATTAGAGAGTGATGGGTTTGAAGTCATCCGACTTGAACACAATTACCGTCAAGAACAAGGGTCAGAAGTCATTGATTTAGCCCTTTCGTTTAATGAAGGAATTTTTGATATCAGTCATTATCATAAAGATGTGAAGTATTTTGATTCAAGATATGGAAGTGCAAAGGATATCGTTGTAAAAGTTGTAAATGAAGCGATGGATCGTGGATATTCTCTGAATGATATTCAAGTATTATCTCCGAAATATGCTGGACCCAATGGAATTGATAATCTGAATTACTTTCTTCAAAAATCTTGCAATCCTGAATCGATGCATAAACGCTTTGTGCAAGTTGGCGCGCGCATCTTTAGGGAAGGTGATAAGATTCTTCAACTGAAAAATCAACCGGATGACGGTGTTTACAATGGCGATATTGGAACATTGGTGGAGATTGACGATGATCGCAGTTTGATTGTGGATTTTGACGGATTATTTGTAACTTACGACAAATCAAATTACATTAATATATCCCATGCCTATGCGATGAGTGTTCATAAAGCACAAGGAAGTGAATATCCAATTGTAATCTTGCTGGCATCAAGAGATTTTGGAATGATGTTATCACGCAAACTTTATTACACTGCGATAACCCGTTCATCGAAATCGGTGATTTTGGTAGGGGATTTGAACTCGTTTGATAAAGCAAGCAAAACCGATACGCAAATTCACAGAAACACCTATCTTAAAGAACGCATTCTTCATCTCATGAACGATTAA
- the rplT gene encoding 50S ribosomal protein L20, with the protein MPRVKTSVASRARRKKTLKLAKGYFGSKHTLYRTANEQVMRSQRYAYRDRKQLKREMRKLWIARINAAARQNDTTYSNLMHGLKLAKIEINRKMLSEIAIHDPKGFATLVSKANKALDKE; encoded by the coding sequence ATGCCAAGAGTAAAAACATCAGTTGCGAGTCGTGCTCGCCGTAAAAAAACTTTAAAGTTAGCGAAAGGGTACTTCGGTTCTAAGCATACACTATACCGTACAGCAAATGAACAAGTAATGCGTTCACAACGTTACGCTTACCGTGACCGTAAACAACTTAAACGTGAAATGCGTAAACTTTGGATTGCACGTATTAATGCTGCAGCACGTCAAAACGACACAACATACAGCAACTTAATGCATGGTCTAAAACTTGCGAAGATTGAAATCAACCGTAAAATGCTTTCAGAAATCGCAATCCATGATCCTAAAGGTTTTGCTACACTTGTAAGCAAAGCAAACAAAGCGCTCGATAAAGAATAA
- the mscL gene encoding large-conductance mechanosensitive channel protein MscL: MKKFLNEFKDFAMRGNVLDLAIGVVIGGAFSSIIASLVNDIITPFISLLGNSGNLETKQWVLRGASEGKEAIFVSWGNFIQTTINFLIIAFCIFMVVKVINKMAPKKKEDVIADPVKSDEAILLQEILAELKKDA, translated from the coding sequence ATGAAGAAATTTCTGAATGAATTCAAAGACTTTGCAATGCGTGGCAACGTGCTTGATCTCGCAATTGGGGTTGTAATTGGGGGTGCTTTCTCCAGTATTATAGCATCACTTGTGAACGATATTATTACACCCTTCATCAGTTTACTTGGAAACTCTGGAAATCTTGAAACAAAACAATGGGTTTTACGCGGTGCATCCGAAGGGAAAGAAGCAATTTTTGTATCATGGGGTAACTTTATCCAAACAACAATTAACTTTCTAATCATTGCTTTTTGTATCTTTATGGTTGTGAAGGTTATAAACAAAATGGCACCAAAGAAAAAAGAAGATGTGATTGCAGATCCTGTTAAGTCTGACGAAGCAATCTTACTTCAAGAAATCTTAGCAGAATTAAAAAAAGACGCTTAA
- a CDS encoding helix-turn-helix transcriptional regulator — protein MDQTQLMHQIIESIESSLTQEISLETLSKTFNYSKSHFHKTFKAITGVNLYQYIRKRRLVSASKLLVFSDMHIIDIAMLYQFSSHEAFTRSFKSLYNQSPSDYRISMRHLLDKKEAKETMETQINGWTFTGIDIEKYRITKDYNESHQSDASLRIESVDDSVNANDTFANFMQTFKADAYLNKRMKFSAFIKSQNVTEWSGLWMRIDDASYHMLGFDNMSDRPVTHDTQ, from the coding sequence GTGGACCAAACACAGTTGATGCATCAAATCATAGAATCTATTGAATCTTCGTTAACTCAAGAGATATCACTTGAGACGCTTTCAAAGACATTCAATTATTCAAAGTCACACTTTCACAAAACATTTAAAGCAATTACAGGTGTCAATCTGTATCAATACATTAGAAAAAGACGGCTTGTATCTGCTTCAAAACTATTGGTCTTTTCAGATATGCATATCATCGATATTGCGATGCTATATCAATTTAGTTCACATGAAGCATTTACGCGTTCTTTCAAATCTCTATACAATCAATCACCCAGTGATTACCGCATTTCAATGCGACATTTACTTGACAAAAAGGAGGCAAAAGAAACAATGGAAACTCAAATTAATGGTTGGACTTTTACAGGAATAGACATTGAAAAGTATCGGATTACTAAGGACTACAACGAATCACATCAATCAGATGCATCCCTGCGTATTGAATCAGTTGATGATTCTGTGAATGCAAATGATACATTTGCGAATTTTATGCAAACTTTCAAAGCGGACGCTTATCTCAATAAGCGCATGAAATTTTCTGCTTTCATCAAGAGTCAAAACGTAACGGAATGGAGTGGATTATGGATGCGCATCGATGATGCGTCGTATCACATGCTTGGGTTTGACAACATGTCAGATCGTCCCGTTACACACGATACTCAGTAG
- the rpmI gene encoding 50S ribosomal protein L35, protein MPKMKTKRTFAKRVKRTGTGKLKRQHAYVSHFAAHKSQKQKRKLRKGTLVSAGDYKRVKHLLQD, encoded by the coding sequence ATGCCAAAAATGAAAACAAAGCGTACCTTTGCAAAACGTGTTAAACGTACAGGTACTGGAAAATTGAAACGTCAACATGCTTATGTATCACACTTTGCTGCACATAAGTCACAAAAACAAAAACGCAAACTTCGCAAGGGAACACTTGTTAGTGCAGGTGATTACAAACGCGTGAAGCATTTGCTACAAGATTAA
- a CDS encoding MarR family winged helix-turn-helix transcriptional regulator produces MTNKGYVYRVQDTKDRRIYRLKLTDKAKDVMKVHDAFHEEMLKQLMEELKDSDQDALKSALQHINTFFKENYD; encoded by the coding sequence TTGACAAATAAGGGTTATGTTTATCGTGTTCAAGACACGAAAGATCGTCGAATCTATCGATTAAAACTCACTGATAAAGCAAAAGATGTTATGAAGGTTCATGATGCATTCCATGAAGAAATGCTTAAACAACTCATGGAAGAATTAAAAGATTCTGATCAAGACGCATTAAAGAGTGCATTGCAACATATCAATACATTCTTTAAAGAAAACTATGATTAA
- the infC gene encoding translation initiation factor IF-3, protein MNFISKRQTPSDLVNDAIRFKEVLVIGPKGEQLGILTRREALDRAAEANLDLLCVSPNGNPPVCKILDYGRYRYEQQKRTREAKKNQSVTQIKPLRLSPVIEEHDFNTKLRHARKWLDEGIKVKVDMRFRGRLITRLEVGRKTMDAFIEACNDLGSVEKTPKLEGNTMSCVISPLKKRK, encoded by the coding sequence GTGAATTTTATTAGCAAACGTCAAACACCAAGCGATTTAGTGAATGATGCGATTCGGTTCAAAGAAGTTCTTGTAATTGGTCCTAAAGGGGAACAACTCGGTATTCTAACTCGAAGAGAAGCATTGGATCGCGCTGCTGAGGCAAATTTGGACTTATTGTGTGTATCACCAAATGGTAATCCACCAGTATGTAAAATTCTAGATTATGGACGCTACCGTTACGAACAACAAAAACGTACACGTGAAGCGAAGAAAAATCAATCAGTTACTCAAATCAAACCACTTCGTCTATCACCAGTTATTGAAGAACATGACTTCAACACAAAGTTACGTCATGCTCGCAAATGGCTTGATGAAGGCATTAAGGTTAAAGTTGATATGCGTTTCCGTGGTCGTTTAATTACCCGTCTTGAAGTGGGTCGTAAAACAATGGATGCGTTTATTGAAGCATGTAATGATTTGGGTAGTGTAGAAAAAACACCAAAACTTGAAGGTAATACAATGTCTTGTGTTATCTCACCACTTAAAAAGAGAAAATAA
- the thrB gene encoding homoserine kinase, whose amino-acid sequence MKFSIVVPATSANMGPGFDTAGIALSLYNTFTFELKTSGGITFHDSDHDFNESLTLNTYFQVLKEFKVNPPQHIHLETKSNIPVARGLGSSSTCIVAGIMAANKTASLNLTKHEMAQIASRIEGHPDNVTPAIMGNMCLCVYDSESFLVQNLTVHPSLQFVGVYPDKPVSTQKARAILPTTLPYEAIVYSLSRASLLAYGFQSGDVFVLAQITKDKLHEPYRSTLIEDYALIIDTFTSLECITSWISGSGPTMIALVQNPDEALNTLASNLSSTYSIHHLTVDTAGARYI is encoded by the coding sequence ATGAAGTTTTCTATTGTAGTTCCTGCAACAAGTGCGAATATGGGTCCTGGTTTTGACACAGCTGGGATTGCATTATCCCTTTATAATACCTTTACCTTTGAACTTAAAACCTCAGGTGGGATTACCTTTCATGATTCAGATCATGACTTTAATGAGTCGTTAACCCTGAATACATATTTTCAAGTATTAAAAGAATTTAAGGTCAATCCGCCGCAACATATTCACCTAGAAACAAAATCTAATATTCCAGTTGCGCGGGGTTTAGGAAGTTCTTCAACCTGCATTGTTGCGGGGATAATGGCCGCAAATAAAACAGCTTCACTAAACCTTACGAAACATGAGATGGCACAGATTGCATCAAGAATCGAAGGCCATCCCGACAATGTAACGCCTGCAATTATGGGTAATATGTGTCTTTGTGTTTATGATTCTGAGTCCTTTTTAGTCCAAAACTTAACAGTCCATCCATCACTTCAGTTTGTTGGTGTATATCCTGACAAACCCGTATCGACACAAAAAGCACGTGCGATTCTACCAACAACACTCCCTTATGAAGCAATTGTGTACTCATTGAGTCGTGCCAGTTTGCTTGCGTATGGATTTCAAAGTGGTGATGTTTTTGTTTTAGCACAAATAACCAAAGATAAACTCCACGAGCCCTATCGAAGCACGCTGATTGAAGACTATGCTTTAATTATCGACACTTTTACATCCCTTGAGTGTATTACTTCGTGGATTTCTGGTTCTGGTCCCACTATGATTGCTCTTGTGCAAAACCCCGATGAAGCCTTGAACACCTTAGCATCCAACCTTTCGTCAACGTATTCAATTCATCATTTGACGGTTGACACTGCTGGTGCACGTTATATTTAA